The proteins below are encoded in one region of Holophagaceae bacterium:
- a CDS encoding hybrid sensor histidine kinase/response regulator produces the protein MLVPLSDILIVDDSPANLDLLAGLLREHKFRVRAVPSGRMALDAARRSPPELVMMDITMPGMSGYEACAAMQQDPALADIPVIFISALDDPLDKVKAFQVGGRDYVSKPFHAEEVIARVNHQVRMVRLEKALKVQNENLQDANLKLREMNMLKANFTAMLVHDIRSPMTVVGIALGAAKDDASLFTAIHPQATTAFAKIQTLLGEMLEVYRSESGQMPFEFTTFAAMPWLDQLASSHRPLAVDAGLAFQVQIALDLPDITGDATKLERALTNLLTNAFKFTPRGGAVRLEATVDHGAGVEAGLRWLRVTITDTGRGIPAEELPFVFDPFRQIRAQDSKEGVGLGLAIVQRIVAGHKGRISVNSQVGFGTTFTLKLPC, from the coding sequence ATGCTAGTGCCCCTTAGCGACATCCTCATCGTGGACGACAGTCCGGCGAACCTCGACCTGCTGGCGGGGCTGCTGCGGGAGCACAAGTTCCGTGTGCGCGCGGTGCCTTCGGGCCGCATGGCCCTGGACGCTGCGCGGCGCAGCCCGCCGGAGCTGGTGATGATGGACATCACCATGCCCGGCATGAGCGGCTACGAGGCCTGCGCCGCCATGCAGCAGGATCCAGCGCTGGCCGACATCCCGGTCATCTTCATCAGCGCCCTGGACGATCCCCTCGACAAGGTGAAGGCCTTCCAGGTCGGCGGCCGGGATTACGTGTCCAAGCCCTTCCACGCCGAAGAAGTCATCGCCCGGGTGAACCACCAGGTCCGCATGGTGCGCCTGGAAAAAGCCCTGAAGGTGCAGAACGAGAACCTGCAAGATGCGAACCTCAAACTGCGCGAGATGAACATGCTCAAGGCCAATTTCACGGCAATGCTGGTGCACGACATCCGCTCGCCCATGACCGTGGTGGGCATCGCGCTGGGGGCCGCCAAGGACGACGCCTCGCTGTTCACCGCCATCCATCCCCAGGCCACCACCGCCTTCGCGAAGATCCAGACGCTGCTCGGGGAAATGCTGGAGGTCTACCGCAGCGAAAGCGGCCAGATGCCCTTCGAGTTCACGACCTTCGCGGCCATGCCCTGGCTCGACCAGCTCGCATCTTCCCACCGCCCCCTGGCGGTGGACGCGGGCCTGGCCTTCCAGGTCCAGATCGCCTTGGACCTCCCCGACATCACCGGCGACGCGACCAAACTGGAGCGGGCGCTCACCAACCTGCTCACCAATGCCTTCAAGTTCACCCCCAGGGGCGGCGCCGTGAGGCTGGAGGCCACCGTGGACCACGGGGCCGGCGTGGAGGCAGGGCTGCGCTGGCTGCGCGTCACCATCACGGACACCGGCCGCGGCATCCCGGCCGAAGAGCTGCCCTTCGTGTTCGATCCCTTCCGCCAGATCCGCGCCCAGGATTCCAAGGAGGGCGTGGGCCTCGGGCTCGCCATCGTGCAGCGCATCGTGGCCGGCCACAAGGGCCGCATCAGCGTCAACAGCCAGGTGGGCTTCGGCACCACCTTCACGCTGAAACTGCCCTGCTAG
- a CDS encoding asparaginase yields the protein MTAHYPTSPLGEKIPGIPTGREVDWQPLVDYRRFDVSETTIHGAVAWVSGDRVVHSFGGDVLCYGRSMMKPLMVKVFAKELESCAWEQKAISVASHNGDTEHVAAAMSLLPESERPLMLTPLDVPLIQFGRQVRRPRRWYHCCSGEHAAILLGCRRKGWNRAGYMLPQHPFFLAYLEQLRRFLGSGWEPLRTAKDGCGLPTVSNTVTELAKLYSGLARTRGEDWIWEAMVRHPDLIGGFNRLDSTILKACGGAVIAKEGADGLLGMSIVHADYPEGLGVVVKIAHGWNPQATWYVARAILGVLGFSLRNPYGLRRQKAFLVPGIVPERYLARLEQIPTWDDWDPDQDRWYYDWHDFAGEDRA from the coding sequence ATGACCGCCCACTATCCCACCAGCCCTCTCGGCGAAAAGATTCCCGGCATCCCCACCGGCCGGGAGGTCGACTGGCAGCCGCTGGTGGACTACCGGCGCTTCGATGTGTCGGAAACCACGATCCACGGGGCCGTGGCGTGGGTATCGGGAGACCGGGTCGTCCACAGTTTCGGGGGCGATGTGCTGTGCTATGGCCGCAGCATGATGAAACCGCTGATGGTCAAGGTCTTCGCCAAGGAACTGGAGAGCTGCGCCTGGGAGCAGAAGGCCATCAGCGTGGCCAGCCACAACGGCGACACGGAGCACGTGGCCGCGGCCATGTCGCTGCTGCCGGAATCCGAGCGGCCCCTCATGCTCACGCCCCTGGACGTGCCGCTCATCCAGTTCGGCCGCCAGGTGCGGAGGCCCCGCCGCTGGTACCACTGCTGCTCCGGCGAACATGCGGCGATCCTTCTCGGGTGCCGCCGCAAGGGTTGGAACCGCGCCGGCTACATGCTCCCCCAGCACCCATTTTTCCTGGCCTACCTGGAGCAGCTTCGCCGCTTCCTGGGCAGCGGGTGGGAACCGCTCCGCACCGCCAAGGATGGCTGCGGACTGCCCACCGTGAGCAACACCGTCACGGAGCTGGCGAAGCTCTATTCCGGCCTCGCCCGGACCCGCGGCGAGGACTGGATCTGGGAAGCCATGGTGCGCCACCCGGATCTGATCGGCGGCTTCAACCGGCTGGATTCCACCATCCTCAAGGCTTGCGGTGGAGCGGTCATCGCCAAGGAGGGGGCGGATGGGCTCCTGGGCATGTCCATCGTCCACGCGGACTACCCCGAAGGGCTTGGCGTGGTCGTCAAGATCGCCCACGGGTGGAACCCCCAAGCCACCTGGTATGTGGCCCGCGCCATCCTGGGGGTGCTGGGTTTCTCGCTCCGCAACCCCTACGGCCTGCGCCGCCAGAAGGCCTTCCTCGTTCCGGGCATCGTGCCGGAGCGGTATCTGGCCCGGCTGGAACAGATCCCCACCTGGGACGACTGGGATCCGGATCAGGACCGGTGGTACTACGATTGGCACGACTTCGCCGGGGAGGACCGCGCATGA
- a CDS encoding LLM class flavin-dependent oxidoreductase, with amino-acid sequence MKFDLFFSISQTPVDGHKPSEADMFRNFFAQVEAGDALGYGVAWVAESHYSSEAQKRHRKPVVPHWEGEVGLNADILQLAARVFQRTRRIEVGSAVMNIVCNGGPLAHAERVATFASHHGLDPDERRRLHLGFSAGRFDFMNRVTGVDARHAWEEAAWPQVKNRLFWEATEIFLRLLRGETLASVDIPEYAIARADFRSDEEWNRVRDLAGISGAAIPLPRRWSFEATRIIPCDWRRDLVQPVIGSHDPKLQEFANTFSPVQVFNLSITQPGIIEDTHRRMAAAYHAGGGPWRRDYMPRTVFVFLDAEPGKSPEAQRKAAQDHARAALGAYWSALDGTLDPKKVEGAADNALIGNPQDVAEQILARFHPEDRLMLWFDFFDHDCGRVIRGMEAFMKEVVPRLRKN; translated from the coding sequence ATGAAATTCGACCTCTTCTTTTCCATCTCGCAAACCCCGGTGGACGGCCACAAGCCGAGCGAAGCCGACATGTTCCGGAACTTCTTCGCCCAGGTCGAAGCGGGCGATGCCCTTGGTTACGGTGTGGCCTGGGTGGCGGAGAGCCATTACAGTTCCGAGGCGCAGAAGCGGCATCGCAAACCGGTGGTGCCCCACTGGGAAGGGGAAGTGGGGCTCAATGCGGACATCCTGCAACTGGCAGCGCGGGTTTTCCAACGCACCCGGCGCATCGAAGTGGGTTCTGCCGTGATGAACATCGTCTGCAACGGCGGCCCCCTCGCCCACGCCGAGCGCGTGGCCACCTTCGCCAGCCACCACGGCCTCGATCCGGACGAACGGCGCCGCCTGCATTTGGGTTTTTCCGCCGGGCGCTTCGATTTCATGAACCGGGTGACGGGCGTGGACGCCCGCCACGCATGGGAGGAAGCCGCCTGGCCCCAGGTGAAGAACCGGCTCTTCTGGGAAGCCACGGAAATCTTCCTCCGCCTGCTGCGGGGCGAAACGCTCGCCAGCGTGGATATCCCGGAATACGCGATCGCCCGGGCTGATTTCCGCAGCGACGAGGAATGGAATAGGGTCCGGGATCTCGCCGGAATCAGCGGCGCCGCGATTCCCCTGCCCCGCCGATGGAGCTTCGAGGCCACCAGGATCATTCCCTGCGATTGGCGCCGGGATCTCGTGCAGCCCGTGATCGGCAGCCACGATCCGAAACTCCAGGAATTCGCCAACACGTTCAGTCCGGTCCAGGTCTTCAACCTCAGCATCACCCAGCCCGGGATCATCGAAGACACCCACCGCCGCATGGCCGCCGCCTACCACGCAGGCGGCGGCCCCTGGCGCCGGGATTACATGCCCCGCACGGTATTCGTGTTCCTCGACGCCGAGCCGGGAAAGAGCCCCGAAGCCCAGCGGAAAGCCGCCCAGGACCACGCCCGCGCGGCCCTGGGTGCCTATTGGAGCGCGCTCGACGGCACCCTGGATCCCAAAAAAGTGGAAGGCGCCGCGGACAATGCCCTCATTGGAAACCCCCAGGACGTGGCCGAGCAGATCCTCGCCCGCTTCCACCCCGAAGACCGCCTCATGCTCTGGTTCGATTTCTTCGACCACGACTGCGGCCGGGTGATCCGCGGCATGGAGGCCTTCATGAAGGAAGTGGTTCCTCGATTGAGAAAAAATTGA
- a CDS encoding M2 family metallopeptidase: MRLLPALILGLPLMLPLPAQTEAKKSKAVIPVETPIKSLIQQRADRFLGLVNEGYKALYKVTSEAQWAASTDVSPAHDASAETAGKAFAAFTGNPAVITEAKELLKHKKELDDLTVRELVRVLLYAAEGPMTNPKLVEARIAAETAQASAMNGFQFKLGGKPATANALDDVLFKSKDLEARKQAWEASKEIGPPLKPGLVKLRGLRNGVAKELGYDDYFSLQVAKYGMTTGEMLKLCRASRKELMPLYLQLHTWVKYEMAKKYGQPVPKAIPAHWINNRWSQNWTGFVDAADFDPYFLGRKPEWIIHTAEDFYTGLGFQPLPQTFWEKSDLYPVKAGDPRKKNQHASCWHLDLEKDVRSLQSIEPNFEWFQTAHHELGHGYYFMSYTNPKVPPLLRDGAAPFFHEGVGELIAFATRQVPYMKETGVLPKDYKSDEMKVLLNDALEVAIPFMFWACGTMPEWEAEFYAKGMPEEKMNTEWWRLVAELQGVKPPSPRGEEWCDAATKTHINDNPAYYYSYGLATVFKFQMHDHIARKILRQDPRSCNYAGRKDVGVFLKGVLEKGATEDWRKVLKEATGERLSTRAMVEYFKPLQKWLEEENKGRQVGW; this comes from the coding sequence GTGCGCCTGCTGCCCGCCCTCATCCTCGGCCTACCCCTGATGCTTCCGCTTCCCGCCCAGACCGAAGCCAAGAAGAGCAAGGCCGTGATCCCTGTCGAGACCCCCATCAAATCGCTGATCCAGCAGCGGGCCGACCGCTTCCTGGGCCTCGTGAACGAAGGCTACAAGGCACTCTACAAGGTCACCAGCGAGGCCCAGTGGGCCGCCAGCACGGATGTCAGCCCGGCCCATGATGCCTCGGCTGAAACCGCGGGCAAGGCCTTCGCGGCCTTCACCGGCAACCCGGCGGTGATCACCGAAGCCAAGGAGCTGCTCAAGCACAAAAAGGAGCTGGATGACCTGACCGTGCGGGAACTGGTGCGGGTGCTGCTGTACGCCGCCGAGGGCCCCATGACCAATCCCAAGCTCGTGGAGGCCCGCATCGCCGCGGAGACCGCCCAGGCCAGCGCCATGAACGGGTTCCAGTTCAAGCTGGGCGGCAAGCCGGCCACCGCCAACGCCCTGGACGACGTGCTCTTCAAGAGCAAGGATCTGGAAGCCCGGAAGCAGGCCTGGGAGGCCAGCAAGGAGATCGGCCCGCCCCTGAAGCCGGGCCTCGTGAAGCTCCGCGGGCTGCGGAACGGCGTGGCCAAGGAGCTGGGCTATGACGACTACTTCAGCCTGCAGGTGGCCAAGTACGGCATGACCACGGGCGAGATGTTGAAGCTCTGCCGCGCCAGCCGCAAGGAGCTCATGCCGCTCTATCTCCAATTGCACACCTGGGTGAAATACGAAATGGCCAAGAAGTACGGCCAGCCCGTGCCCAAGGCCATTCCGGCCCATTGGATCAACAACCGCTGGAGCCAGAACTGGACAGGCTTCGTGGACGCCGCGGACTTCGACCCCTACTTCCTGGGCCGGAAACCGGAATGGATCATCCACACCGCCGAGGATTTCTACACGGGACTCGGCTTCCAGCCGCTGCCCCAGACCTTCTGGGAAAAGTCGGACCTCTATCCAGTGAAGGCAGGCGACCCCCGCAAGAAGAACCAGCACGCGAGCTGCTGGCACCTGGACCTGGAAAAGGACGTCCGCAGCCTGCAGAGCATCGAGCCCAATTTCGAGTGGTTCCAGACCGCCCACCACGAGCTCGGGCATGGCTACTACTTCATGAGCTATACGAATCCCAAGGTGCCGCCCCTGCTGCGGGACGGCGCGGCGCCTTTCTTCCACGAGGGGGTCGGCGAGCTCATCGCCTTCGCCACGCGGCAGGTGCCCTACATGAAGGAAACCGGCGTGCTGCCCAAGGACTACAAGTCCGACGAGATGAAGGTGCTGCTGAACGATGCCCTGGAAGTCGCCATCCCGTTCATGTTCTGGGCCTGCGGCACCATGCCCGAGTGGGAGGCGGAGTTCTACGCCAAGGGGATGCCCGAGGAGAAGATGAACACGGAGTGGTGGCGGCTGGTGGCCGAGCTGCAGGGCGTGAAGCCGCCCAGCCCGCGGGGCGAGGAGTGGTGCGACGCCGCGACCAAGACCCACATCAACGACAACCCCGCCTACTACTACAGCTACGGCCTGGCGACGGTCTTCAAGTTCCAGATGCACGACCACATCGCGCGGAAGATCCTGCGCCAGGATCCGCGCAGCTGCAACTACGCCGGGCGCAAGGATGTGGGCGTCTTCCTGAAAGGCGTGCTTGAAAAAGGCGCCACCGAGGATTGGCGCAAGGTGCTGAAGGAAGCCACCGGCGAACGCCTGAGCACCCGCGCCATGGTGGAGTACTTCAAGCCGCTCCAGAAATGGCTGGAGGAGGAGAACAAGGGCCGCCAGGTGGGCTGGTGA
- a CDS encoding tryptophan 2,3-dioxygenase: MTPVRPVSYESYLRVPELLAAQVPLSSPESHDELQFIIVHQVYELWFKLLLHEVKSVIAFLQADQAGEALWLLRRSIEIGRVLIQQIHVMETMSPAKFLEFRDFLKPASGLQSAQFRALEFMSGLKDPRYLELYPGSPESRRLLEDALAAPTLWDAFCDLLLLRGFEAGDHEAQIQALVQVYTRPEHLDLQLLAEAFIEFDEGFRVWRTRHYLMAERMIGFKPGTGVAHTEMMKTAGQSADSLPRGEGGPSFQDPGVQYLKGRADKRFFPALWEVRGHLGGGGYGA, translated from the coding sequence ATGACCCCCGTGCGCCCCGTGTCCTATGAATCCTACCTCCGTGTGCCGGAGCTTCTGGCCGCCCAAGTTCCGCTTTCCAGCCCCGAGTCACACGACGAACTGCAGTTCATCATCGTCCACCAGGTCTACGAACTCTGGTTCAAGCTGCTGCTCCACGAGGTGAAATCCGTCATCGCCTTCCTCCAGGCGGACCAGGCCGGGGAGGCGCTCTGGCTGCTCCGCCGCAGCATCGAGATCGGGCGCGTGCTCATCCAGCAGATCCACGTCATGGAGACCATGAGCCCCGCCAAATTCCTGGAATTCAGGGATTTCCTCAAGCCCGCCTCGGGACTGCAGAGCGCCCAGTTCCGGGCCCTGGAATTCATGAGCGGCCTCAAAGACCCACGCTACCTGGAGCTCTACCCCGGCTCGCCGGAATCCCGCCGCCTGCTGGAGGATGCGCTCGCGGCCCCCACCCTTTGGGACGCCTTCTGCGATCTGCTCCTGCTCCGGGGCTTCGAAGCGGGGGACCACGAGGCGCAGATCCAGGCGTTGGTGCAGGTCTATACCAGGCCCGAACACCTCGACCTGCAACTGCTGGCCGAAGCGTTCATCGAATTCGATGAGGGTTTCCGGGTCTGGCGGACCCGGCACTACCTCATGGCGGAACGCATGATCGGCTTCAAACCCGGCACCGGCGTGGCCCACACGGAGATGATGAAAACGGCCGGCCAATCCGCGGATAGCCTGCCACGAGGGGAAGGCGGCCCTTCCTTCCAGGATCCCGGCGTGCAATACCTGAAAGGAAGAGCGGACAAGCGCTTCTTCCCCGCCCTGTGGGAGGTCCGCGGCCACCTTGGCGGGGGCGGGTATGGAGCGTGA
- a CDS encoding OsmC family protein, protein MAHHYPLTLTWTGNTLVDPYSRDAAAEAAGKTAIPVSSAPEYAGNATRWNPEDLLGSALATCHMLTFLALCAKVRIEVRGYEDRAVSVLDTVEKTTSVTEIHLSPTIRVAPGTSVDKVVELFEKAHKYCFVANSIKSKVVMAPVVVEG, encoded by the coding sequence ATGGCCCACCACTATCCCCTGACGCTCACCTGGACCGGCAACACCCTGGTGGATCCCTACTCCCGCGACGCGGCGGCCGAAGCCGCGGGCAAGACCGCCATCCCTGTGAGCAGCGCGCCGGAATACGCGGGCAATGCAACGCGCTGGAATCCGGAGGACCTCCTCGGCTCAGCCCTCGCCACCTGCCACATGCTCACTTTCTTGGCCCTCTGCGCGAAGGTGAGGATCGAGGTCAGGGGATACGAAGATCGCGCGGTGTCCGTGCTGGACACGGTGGAAAAGACCACCAGCGTCACCGAAATCCATCTGAGCCCCACCATCCGGGTCGCACCGGGCACCAGCGTGGACAAGGTGGTGGAACTCTTCGAGAAGGCCCACAAATACTGCTTCGTGGCCAACAGCATCAAGTCGAAGGTGGTGATGGCCCCCGTGGTCGTCGAGGGTTAA
- a CDS encoding tRNA U-34 5-methylaminomethyl-2-thiouridine biosynthesis protein: MSIVAGVLAPHPPHLVYAENPPQNEPRSEGGWEVLRWGYERLRKKLAETDYDVLVVHSPHWKTRTGNHLLAVPRLSGRSVDPIFPNLFRYAFDLRVDVELARAIHAEGRARNLEMQLMENPDFRVDYGTIISCHLVDPAWKKPIVAISSSSAAFDFSNEVGQDEMARLGEATRRALEKTGRRAVLLASCSLSHRHFTTESELPEDMSREHITHHGQYLWDMRVLQLMKEGRSRELMDILPDFTEQAISETKDGSLSWLLAALDYPSYAAEVYAYGSVIGTGNAVVGWHP; encoded by the coding sequence ATGAGCATCGTCGCGGGCGTGCTGGCGCCCCATCCGCCCCATCTGGTCTATGCGGAGAACCCGCCCCAGAACGAGCCGCGCTCCGAGGGCGGCTGGGAAGTGCTGCGCTGGGGCTATGAACGGCTGCGCAAGAAACTGGCGGAGACGGATTACGACGTCCTGGTGGTCCACAGCCCCCACTGGAAGACCCGCACGGGCAATCATCTGCTGGCAGTGCCCCGCCTTTCGGGCAGGAGCGTGGACCCGATCTTCCCCAATCTCTTCCGCTACGCGTTCGACCTGCGCGTGGACGTGGAACTGGCGAGGGCCATCCATGCGGAAGGGCGGGCCCGCAACCTCGAAATGCAGCTCATGGAGAACCCGGATTTCCGCGTGGACTACGGGACCATCATCAGCTGCCACCTCGTGGATCCAGCCTGGAAGAAGCCCATCGTGGCGATCTCCAGCAGTTCGGCGGCCTTCGATTTCAGTAACGAGGTGGGCCAGGACGAAATGGCCCGGCTGGGCGAGGCCACGCGCAGGGCGCTTGAAAAAACGGGCCGGCGGGCCGTGCTGCTGGCCAGTTGCAGCCTGAGCCACCGGCACTTCACCACGGAGAGCGAACTGCCCGAGGACATGAGCCGCGAGCACATCACACACCACGGGCAGTACCTCTGGGACATGCGAGTCCTCCAGCTCATGAAGGAAGGCCGGAGCCGCGAGCTCATGGACATCCTTCCGGACTTCACGGAGCAGGCCATCAGCGAAACCAAGGACGGCAGCCTTTCCTGGCTGCTGGCCGCCCTGGACTACCCCAGCTACGCCGCGGAGGTCTACGCCTACGGCAGCGTCATCGGCACCGGCAACGCGGTGGTGGGGTGGCACCCATGA
- a CDS encoding SDR family oxidoreductase: MERELTGKHALVTGASAGIGRACALALAARGAAVTVLARSAEKLASLRVELSAAGAPEAHVLVADLEDRESLRLRVEAHLASAGPVHIVVNNAGGPPGGPILEATEAEFVQAFGRLLMAPHLLVKLLLPGMAEAGYGRIVNIISTSVREPLPNLGVSNTIRAATAAWAKTLAKELPPGITINNVLPGATATERLEAIELAVAVKTGKSLEAVRADMVRIIPEGRVADPGETAALVAFLASPQAGYIRGQSIAVDGGRMNSL, encoded by the coding sequence ATGGAGCGTGAGCTGACGGGGAAGCACGCCCTCGTCACCGGCGCCAGCGCAGGCATCGGGCGGGCTTGTGCCCTGGCCCTCGCGGCACGGGGCGCCGCCGTCACGGTGCTGGCCCGCAGCGCCGAAAAGCTGGCTTCCCTTCGTGTGGAGCTTTCCGCCGCAGGAGCTCCCGAGGCCCATGTCCTGGTGGCGGACCTGGAAGACCGCGAGAGCCTGAGGCTGCGCGTGGAGGCCCATCTTGCATCCGCCGGTCCGGTCCACATCGTGGTCAACAACGCCGGCGGCCCTCCGGGGGGGCCCATCCTGGAGGCCACCGAGGCGGAGTTCGTCCAGGCCTTCGGGCGGCTGCTCATGGCGCCCCATCTTCTCGTGAAGCTGTTGCTGCCGGGCATGGCGGAAGCGGGCTACGGCCGCATCGTGAACATCATCTCCACCAGCGTGCGGGAACCCCTCCCGAACCTCGGCGTCTCCAACACCATCCGCGCCGCCACCGCGGCCTGGGCCAAGACCCTCGCAAAGGAGCTGCCCCCGGGCATCACCATCAACAATGTCCTGCCCGGAGCCACGGCCACGGAACGCCTGGAGGCCATCGAGCTGGCGGTGGCGGTCAAAACAGGAAAGAGCCTCGAGGCGGTCAGGGCGGACATGGTGCGGATCATCCCCGAAGGCCGAGTGGCGGACCCGGGAGAAACCGCCGCCCTCGTGGCTTTCCTGGCCTCGCCCCAAGCCGGCTACATCCGCGGGCAGAGCATCGCCGTGGACGGCGGACGCATGAATTCACTCTGA
- a CDS encoding GxxExxY protein gives MNEAHHEGTNTSKATKGNLDAIVEDRIILELKAVDVLHPIHEAQLLTYLRLSGLRLGFLVNFNAPTFKEALRRRIL, from the coding sequence ATGAATGAGGCTCACCACGAAGGCACAAATACCTCGAAAGCCACAAAGGGGAATCTGGATGCAATCGTCGAGGACCGGATCATTCTCGAACTCAAAGCTGTGGACGTCCTCCACCCCATCCATGAAGCCCAGCTATTAACCTATCTGCGCTTGTCGGGACTCCGCCTCGGATTCCTTGTCAATTTCAACGCCCCCACTTTCAAGGAAGCTCTTCGAAGAAGAATCCTTTGA
- a CDS encoding aldehyde dehydrogenase, producing the protein MSVRRLPNFIAGSFQDPAEGLWLEDVAPSTGQVIAMAARSQAQDVDAAVAAAGAAQRSWGRTPAGERAELLEALAARVEANLDGFAEAEALDAGKPIQLARSLDIPRAISNLRFFAREVRQRHEEAFPAPDALHYVHRTPVGVCALITPWNLPLYLLTWKLAPALAMGNTVVAKPSELTPLSAHLLLEELQALGPPAGIVNLVHGLGPEAGAALAGHSGVKAISFTGGTASGAKVAETAAPMFKKLSLELGGKNPSIVFADCDFEAAVEGVARAAFQNTGQICLCGSRILVERSIHERFVDALVREAANWAPADPSDPATKGGALISAGHREKVEGYLRLAVAEGGTIRCGGKRPALPGALSGGFFLEPAIVTGLASTCRTATEEIFGPVATVHPFDSEDEALEMANGVRYGLAANIWTKDLARAHRVAQSLEAGLVWINTWLLRDLRVPFGGVKDSGVGREGGRWSLEFFSEIKTITVKLSPETR; encoded by the coding sequence ATGAGCGTCCGACGCCTCCCGAATTTCATCGCAGGAAGCTTCCAGGATCCCGCAGAGGGGCTGTGGCTCGAGGACGTGGCGCCCTCCACCGGCCAGGTCATCGCCATGGCGGCGCGCAGCCAGGCCCAGGATGTGGACGCGGCCGTCGCGGCGGCCGGCGCGGCGCAGCGGAGCTGGGGGCGCACGCCGGCCGGGGAGCGGGCCGAACTCCTGGAAGCGCTTGCGGCGCGGGTGGAGGCCAACCTCGATGGCTTCGCCGAAGCCGAGGCCCTGGACGCGGGAAAACCGATCCAATTGGCGCGTTCCCTGGACATCCCCCGGGCCATTTCCAATCTGCGCTTCTTCGCGCGGGAAGTGCGCCAGCGGCACGAGGAAGCCTTCCCGGCCCCGGACGCCCTGCATTACGTCCACCGCACGCCGGTGGGCGTGTGCGCCCTCATCACACCCTGGAACCTGCCCCTCTACCTGCTCACCTGGAAGCTCGCTCCGGCGCTCGCCATGGGCAACACGGTGGTGGCGAAACCCAGCGAACTCACCCCCCTCAGCGCCCACCTGCTCCTGGAAGAATTGCAGGCCCTGGGGCCGCCCGCTGGCATCGTGAACCTCGTCCACGGATTGGGACCCGAGGCCGGCGCCGCTCTGGCGGGCCATTCCGGCGTCAAGGCGATCTCCTTCACCGGCGGCACCGCGAGCGGCGCGAAGGTGGCGGAAACAGCCGCCCCCATGTTCAAGAAACTCAGTTTGGAATTGGGCGGAAAAAACCCCAGCATCGTCTTCGCGGACTGCGATTTCGAGGCCGCCGTGGAAGGCGTCGCCCGGGCCGCTTTCCAGAACACGGGGCAGATCTGCCTGTGCGGCTCCAGGATTCTCGTGGAGCGTTCCATCCACGAGCGGTTCGTGGACGCCCTGGTGCGCGAGGCCGCGAACTGGGCTCCGGCCGATCCCTCGGACCCCGCCACCAAAGGGGGCGCGCTCATCTCGGCCGGCCACCGCGAAAAGGTCGAGGGCTACCTTCGCCTGGCGGTGGCGGAAGGCGGCACGATCCGGTGCGGGGGGAAACGTCCGGCCCTGCCCGGCGCGCTGTCCGGCGGCTTCTTCCTGGAGCCGGCCATCGTCACCGGGCTGGCCTCCACCTGCCGGACGGCCACAGAGGAGATTTTCGGTCCCGTGGCCACGGTCCATCCCTTCGATTCCGAAGACGAGGCCCTGGAGATGGCCAATGGCGTCCGCTACGGCCTGGCCGCCAATATCTGGACGAAGGACCTCGCCCGGGCCCATCGCGTCGCCCAGAGCCTGGAGGCAGGTCTGGTCTGGATCAACACCTGGCTCCTGCGGGACCTGCGCGTCCCCTTCGGCGGCGTCAAGGACAGCGGCGTGGGCCGCGAAGGCGGAAGGTGGAGCCTCGAATTCTTCAGCGAAATCAAAACCATCACCGTGAAGTTGAGCCCGGAAACCCGATGA